One Brachybacterium aquaticum genomic region harbors:
- the rpmI gene encoding 50S ribosomal protein L35 — translation MPKNKTHSGTKKRVRVTGSGKLMREKANARHLLEHKSSTRKRRLGSDTNVDKADTKRIKKLLGR, via the coding sequence ATGCCGAAGAACAAGACCCACTCGGGGACCAAGAAGCGCGTCCGCGTGACCGGCTCGGGCAAGCTCATGCGCGAGAAGGCCAACGCCCGCCACCTGCTGGAGCACAAGTCCTCCACCCGCAAGCGCCGCCTCGGTTCCGACACCAACGTCGACAAGGCCGACACCAAGCGCATCAAGAAGCTGCTGGGCCGCTGA